A window from Polynucleobacter sp. MWH-UH25E encodes these proteins:
- the lplT gene encoding lysophospholipid transporter LplT, with the protein MNRSFYIIMAAQFFSSLADNALLIAAIALLAQLSAPAWMTPLLKLFFVLSYVLLAAFVGAFADSRPKGNVMFITNTIKFLGCVTMLFGGHPLLSYAVVGLGAAAYSPAKYGILTELLPPEKLVAANGWIEGLTVGSIILGTVLGGVLISSTVSQSLLALDMPSFDTGIDTPAESAILIIMMIYVVAALINLKIPDTGARYVSQKTNPIALIKDFSICFKTLWDDRLGQISLAVTTLFWGAGATLQFIVIKWAQVALHMNLSQGAILQAISAVGVAGGAVWAAWRVPLRNSLNVLPYGIAMGLVVCVMAIYNSDLLPNTTLMTIGKLQVTLNLLPAYALLILVGWLAGYFVVPMNALLQHRGHVLMSAGHSIAVQNFNENISVLAMLAMYSLLIWLDVPVQAVIIGFGLAVSGIMWLVIKRHARNQAEYDSMHLIGEHKH; encoded by the coding sequence ATGAACCGTAGTTTTTACATCATTATGGCGGCGCAATTTTTTTCGTCGCTTGCTGATAACGCCCTGCTCATCGCAGCAATTGCCCTTCTGGCCCAGCTTAGCGCTCCGGCCTGGATGACTCCTTTACTCAAATTATTCTTCGTCTTGTCGTATGTCCTACTTGCCGCATTTGTAGGAGCCTTTGCCGATTCCCGTCCAAAAGGTAATGTCATGTTCATTACCAATACCATTAAATTTCTTGGTTGCGTCACCATGCTTTTTGGCGGGCACCCATTATTGTCATATGCAGTTGTTGGTTTGGGAGCTGCCGCCTACTCCCCAGCAAAGTACGGAATTCTGACTGAACTCCTACCGCCCGAAAAACTCGTAGCAGCAAATGGCTGGATTGAAGGGCTCACTGTTGGGTCAATCATTTTGGGAACGGTATTGGGCGGCGTTTTGATTAGCAGCACAGTCTCACAAAGCTTACTTGCGCTCGATATGCCTAGCTTTGATACAGGCATCGATACTCCCGCAGAATCGGCCATTCTCATCATCATGATGATTTATGTGGTTGCGGCACTCATTAATCTCAAAATTCCGGATACTGGCGCGCGCTATGTATCTCAAAAGACAAACCCCATTGCGCTCATCAAAGATTTTTCAATCTGCTTCAAAACACTTTGGGATGATCGCTTGGGACAAATCTCCCTGGCTGTGACGACCCTATTTTGGGGTGCTGGTGCAACACTGCAATTTATTGTTATTAAGTGGGCTCAAGTTGCTCTTCACATGAATCTATCGCAAGGTGCCATTTTGCAAGCCATCTCAGCCGTAGGTGTGGCCGGCGGCGCAGTATGGGCTGCATGGCGTGTTCCGTTGCGCAATTCTCTCAATGTTTTGCCCTATGGCATTGCCATGGGTTTAGTAGTCTGCGTAATGGCGATTTATAACTCTGATCTATTGCCTAACACCACACTTATGACGATTGGCAAATTACAGGTCACGCTGAATTTATTACCTGCGTATGCATTGTTGATCTTAGTTGGCTGGCTTGCGGGTTACTTCGTAGTACCAATGAACGCCTTACTGCAACATCGCGGCCACGTTCTCATGTCTGCAGGTCATTCAATCGCAGTACAAAATTTCAATGAAAATATTTCTGTTCTAGCCATGCTTGCCATGTACTCTTTGCTGATCTGGTTAGATGTGCCTGTTCAGGCTGTCATTATTGGCTTCGGACTTGCGGTCAGCGGAATCATGTGGCTCGTAATTAAACGCCATGCTCGCAACCAGGCTGAATACGACTCAATGCATTTGATTGGTGAACATAAGCACTAA
- the phaR gene encoding polyhydroxyalkanoate synthesis repressor PhaR, translated as MATRSKKAGEDRLIKKYPNRRLYDTQTSTYVTLADIKGLVMTNESFKVVDAKTDEDLTRNILLQIILEEEAGGAPVFSTQMLSQIIRFYGNSMQGLMGNYLEKTMQSFVDIHNKLGDQTKGLGAGSTPEAWAQMLNLQNPLMQNLMGNYMEQSKDLFVKMQEQMQGSQNMFGSFPFAQQPNKTEKE; from the coding sequence ATGGCTACCCGTTCCAAAAAAGCCGGTGAAGATCGGTTGATTAAGAAGTACCCCAACCGTCGTCTCTATGACACCCAAACAAGTACTTATGTCACCTTAGCTGACATCAAGGGTTTGGTAATGACCAATGAAAGTTTTAAGGTTGTTGATGCCAAAACTGATGAAGATCTTACGCGCAACATTCTGTTGCAAATTATTTTGGAAGAAGAGGCTGGTGGCGCACCAGTATTTTCTACCCAAATGCTTTCTCAAATCATCCGTTTTTATGGAAATTCCATGCAGGGTCTGATGGGGAATTATTTAGAGAAGACCATGCAGTCCTTTGTTGACATCCATAACAAATTAGGCGATCAGACAAAGGGCCTTGGTGCGGGCAGTACTCCAGAAGCTTGGGCGCAAATGCTCAATTTGCAAAATCCTCTAATGCAAAATCTCATGGGTAATTACATGGAGCAAAGCAAGGACTTGTTTGTCAAGATGCAGGAGCAAATGCAGGGCTCGCAGAACATGTTTGGCAGCTTCCCATTTGCACAACAGCCTAATAAAACTGAAAAAGAATAG
- the rimI gene encoding ribosomal protein S18-alanine N-acetyltransferase, with protein MTSPKEVAELSFMPMQQADLDAVLAIESVSHIHPWTRGNFSDSLAAAHWAYCIRPNLSDGDATPGTFLDSQALWAYCILYPAVDELHLLNITVSPKLRKLGLGARMMEAIEGVAAQQKMPRIILEVRPTNEPAFALYKKLGYEQIGIRKGYYPANPETGIREDAIVMAKSIKLQL; from the coding sequence ATGACAAGCCCAAAGGAAGTTGCCGAACTTTCATTTATGCCCATGCAACAGGCAGATCTTGATGCTGTATTAGCAATAGAGTCTGTTTCTCATATTCATCCATGGACCCGAGGAAACTTTTCTGACTCTCTAGCGGCAGCACATTGGGCATATTGCATCAGACCAAATCTTTCAGACGGAGATGCAACTCCAGGAACATTTTTAGATTCTCAGGCCTTATGGGCATATTGCATTCTGTACCCTGCGGTGGATGAGCTCCATCTATTAAACATCACAGTCTCACCAAAATTAAGAAAACTAGGATTAGGTGCACGCATGATGGAGGCAATCGAGGGGGTTGCTGCTCAACAAAAAATGCCCCGAATCATCTTAGAAGTTCGCCCCACAAATGAGCCTGCTTTTGCCCTTTATAAAAAATTAGGATACGAGCAGATAGGCATACGCAAAGGCTACTATCCAGCCAACCCTGAGACGGGCATTCGGGAGGATGCAATTGTCATGGCCAAATCCATTAAGCTACAGCTATGA
- the alr gene encoding alanine racemase, which yields MNRPILASIDTQAFAHNLNRVRELAPESKIWAVIKARSYGHSFEAALRGLGSTDGFALLDIQDAVWLRDHEWQGRILLLEGLFHENELDLAQELHCDLVVHCDAQVAWLERYADKVHKPINVFLKMNTGMNRLGFKPNEYRTVFHRLHALGYRMHHMTHFANADQVNQEPTVGSQLELFNQTTQGLEGSTSLANSAAILWHRNALGDWVRPGIMLYGASPTGLYADIEHAHLKPVMQLRSEIIDIQDLRKGDRIGYGGRFCAPKDMRIGIIACGYADGYPRHAKDGTPVWVGNSAESSDGVICPLVGRVSMDMLTIDLRNAPHAKIGSVIELWGSKVPVDEVARMSDTIGYELLCAVAPRVPVSIK from the coding sequence ATTAATAGACCAATTTTGGCATCTATTGATACCCAGGCCTTTGCACATAATTTAAACCGAGTTCGTGAACTTGCTCCAGAGTCCAAGATTTGGGCTGTTATTAAGGCGCGTTCTTATGGTCACTCTTTTGAGGCCGCCCTAAGGGGTCTCGGTTCCACTGATGGTTTTGCGCTTTTGGATATTCAGGATGCCGTTTGGCTCAGAGATCACGAATGGCAGGGACGTATTTTGCTTCTGGAAGGACTTTTCCATGAGAACGAACTAGATCTTGCGCAAGAGTTGCATTGTGATCTTGTGGTTCATTGCGATGCGCAAGTAGCCTGGTTAGAGCGATACGCCGATAAAGTCCACAAGCCCATCAATGTTTTTTTGAAAATGAATACGGGTATGAATCGATTGGGATTTAAACCCAATGAGTACAGAACAGTATTTCACCGACTGCATGCCCTGGGCTACCGTATGCATCACATGACCCATTTTGCTAACGCCGATCAGGTCAATCAAGAGCCAACAGTTGGCAGTCAACTCGAATTATTTAATCAAACTACACAAGGCCTTGAGGGTTCAACTTCTTTGGCAAATTCCGCTGCGATCTTGTGGCACCGCAATGCATTAGGTGACTGGGTTCGCCCAGGGATTATGCTTTATGGCGCCTCCCCAACGGGTTTGTACGCGGATATTGAGCATGCTCATCTGAAGCCAGTAATGCAGCTGCGCAGTGAAATTATTGATATTCAAGATCTGCGCAAGGGAGATCGCATTGGTTATGGCGGACGTTTCTGTGCTCCCAAAGATATGCGTATCGGGATTATTGCCTGCGGCTATGCCGACGGTTATCCACGACATGCAAAAGACGGCACACCTGTATGGGTAGGAAATTCGGCTGAGTCTAGCGACGGTGTGATTTGCCCACTCGTTGGGCGTGTTTCCATGGATATGTTAACTATTGATTTGCGAAATGCGCCTCACGCCAAAATTGGCAGCGTAATTGAGTTATGGGGAAGCAAGGTTCCGGTAGACGAAGTTGCACGGATGAGTGACACTATCGGCTACGAATTACTTTGCGCTGTGGCGCCTAGAGTTCCGGTCTCAATTAAATAG
- the tsaB gene encoding tRNA (adenosine(37)-N6)-threonylcarbamoyltransferase complex dimerization subunit type 1 TsaB — translation MKRILAIDTSSAWCSVALSLGEVEPAFRHQSVAAGASQLLLPWIDELLRDSKLVMTDLDAIAIGIGPGAFTGVRLGVAAAQGLALAANLPVIPVASLDAIAMQLLSSADFQKVRPSQFVVAVDARMDEIYWARYQYASTDNMPQRLGDIHLSGPDEIDLDGTQYLAGNAIHAYGNRLYSHHQLPVDHVEANIGVSALGILSCAIPALLNGRQISVQELQPLYVRNKVALTTEEREQAFKKNA, via the coding sequence TTGAAACGCATATTGGCCATCGACACCTCATCAGCTTGGTGTTCGGTGGCTTTATCTTTAGGTGAGGTAGAGCCTGCATTTAGACACCAGTCGGTTGCTGCTGGTGCTAGCCAGCTGCTTTTGCCATGGATTGATGAATTGCTACGAGATTCAAAGCTTGTTATGACGGATTTGGACGCCATAGCCATTGGAATTGGTCCAGGAGCATTTACAGGCGTTCGATTAGGGGTTGCTGCAGCACAAGGATTAGCGCTTGCTGCAAATTTACCAGTGATTCCCGTTGCTAGCTTGGATGCAATTGCTATGCAGCTGCTATCTAGTGCAGACTTCCAAAAAGTACGGCCAAGTCAATTTGTGGTGGCAGTTGATGCACGCATGGACGAAATTTATTGGGCTAGGTATCAATACGCGTCAACGGATAACATGCCCCAGAGGCTTGGCGATATCCATTTGAGCGGCCCTGATGAAATAGACTTGGATGGTACGCAGTATTTGGCTGGAAATGCTATTCATGCTTACGGCAATCGCCTGTATAGCCACCATCAACTGCCTGTCGATCATGTAGAAGCAAATATTGGTGTTTCTGCACTTGGTATTTTGAGCTGTGCAATACCCGCATTACTAAACGGCAGGCAAATATCTGTTCAGGAGCTACAGCCGCTTTATGTGCGCAATAAGGTGGCTTTAACTACCGAAGAGCGCGAACAGGCCTTTAAAAAGAACGCCTAG
- a CDS encoding 3-ketoacyl-ACP reductase — protein sequence MSQKVAYVTGGMGGIGTAICQRLAKDGFKVIAGCGPNSPRKDRWLGEQKALGFDFIASEGNVSDWDSTVAAFDKVKAEVGRVDVLVNNAGITRDSVFRKMTPDAWKAVIDTNLNSLFNVTKQVIDGMVDNNWGRIINISSVNGQKGQFGQCNYSTAKAGLHGFTMALAQEVATKGVTVNTVSPGYIGTDMVKAIREDVLEKIVSGIPVKRLGTPEEIASICCWIASDDGGYATGADFSLNGGIHTG from the coding sequence ATGTCTCAAAAAGTCGCATATGTAACTGGAGGTATGGGTGGTATCGGTACCGCTATCTGCCAACGTTTGGCTAAAGATGGTTTCAAGGTAATCGCAGGTTGCGGACCTAATTCACCACGTAAAGATCGCTGGCTTGGTGAGCAAAAGGCACTTGGGTTTGACTTCATCGCCTCTGAGGGTAACGTGTCTGACTGGGATAGCACGGTAGCTGCTTTCGATAAGGTAAAAGCTGAAGTGGGTCGCGTAGACGTATTGGTTAATAACGCTGGTATTACTCGTGACAGCGTATTTCGCAAGATGACCCCAGATGCATGGAAGGCTGTGATTGATACCAACCTTAATTCCTTGTTTAACGTTACTAAGCAAGTGATCGATGGCATGGTTGATAACAACTGGGGCCGTATCATCAATATTTCATCTGTGAATGGTCAAAAAGGCCAATTTGGTCAATGTAACTATTCCACTGCAAAAGCAGGTTTACATGGATTTACCATGGCCTTGGCTCAGGAGGTGGCAACTAAAGGGGTTACGGTTAATACAGTATCTCCTGGCTACATTGGCACTGATATGGTTAAAGCCATTCGTGAGGATGTTTTGGAAAAGATCGTTTCTGGCATTCCGGTGAAGCGTTTGGGTACTCCAGAGGAGATTGCCTCCATTTGCTGCTGGATCGCCTCGGACGATGGTGGCTATGCGACTGGTGCTGACTTCTCTCTGAACGGCGGTATCCATACGGGCTAA
- a CDS encoding outer membrane protein assembly factor BamD, with translation MSGAISDASLRLAGSFALLITFICALFLLGGCAGSDGQKDDTDIWSESKLYSEATDKLNDGDFAKCGKYFDKLEARFPFGPYSQQAQINAAYCYWKAQEQTQALVAIDRFIKLHQGSPTLDYAYYLKGLITFNDDLGWLGKFTGQDLSERDPKAAKEAFESFKTVVERFPNSKYAPDSLDRMRYIVNSLAEADVIVARFYYQRGAYLAAANRAQLVIKDYDRAPAVEEALYILTKSYEKLGLTQLSNDTLRVFKLNFPDSQMMETGQRVQKERRWWQIWNK, from the coding sequence ATGTCCGGAGCAATATCAGACGCCAGTTTAAGGCTTGCTGGATCTTTTGCCCTACTAATAACCTTTATTTGTGCTCTTTTCCTTCTTGGAGGCTGCGCTGGTAGTGACGGCCAAAAGGACGATACAGATATTTGGTCCGAGTCCAAGCTGTACTCGGAGGCAACTGATAAGCTTAATGATGGCGATTTTGCTAAGTGCGGTAAATACTTTGACAAGCTTGAAGCTCGCTTCCCATTTGGCCCATATTCTCAGCAAGCGCAAATTAATGCAGCTTACTGCTATTGGAAGGCTCAAGAACAAACACAAGCTCTGGTTGCAATTGATCGCTTTATTAAATTACATCAAGGCAGTCCAACCTTAGATTACGCCTATTACCTCAAAGGCTTAATTACCTTTAATGATGACTTAGGTTGGCTTGGAAAGTTTACTGGTCAAGATTTAAGCGAACGCGATCCCAAAGCAGCCAAAGAAGCGTTTGAATCATTCAAAACCGTAGTTGAGCGCTTCCCTAACAGTAAATACGCCCCCGACTCCTTAGATCGCATGCGTTATATCGTGAACTCGCTGGCTGAAGCAGATGTCATCGTGGCTCGCTTCTACTACCAGCGCGGTGCTTATCTAGCAGCAGCCAATAGAGCTCAGCTAGTGATTAAAGATTATGACCGAGCCCCCGCGGTCGAAGAGGCTCTTTACATCCTGACGAAGTCTTATGAAAAGCTAGGCCTAACCCAGCTAAGTAATGACACATTGCGGGTCTTTAAACTGAACTTCCCAGATAGTCAGATGATGGAAACTGGTCAACGAGTTCAGAAAGAACGTCGTTGGTGGCAGATCTGGAATAAATAA
- a CDS encoding DNA polymerase III subunit psi, with product MSNLHASYLKEMGITEWVTREPGPSVSPSPAIKPTEDNVISQTAESSVRAHWWFFGAKPQGEAQFLFQNIIRVLGLSSQEWSWKLLSDDLSKFTMPEDGAPVVALAFGSPAVQKATGERDPLPQLRETILALNTGNDDEIPVLASQDLAQVVGNPKEKALLWQDLLLAKSVLQNT from the coding sequence ATGAGCAATTTGCACGCAAGCTATTTGAAAGAAATGGGTATTACCGAATGGGTCACGAGAGAGCCAGGACCTTCTGTATCTCCAAGTCCTGCGATAAAGCCTACAGAAGATAATGTGATCTCACAGACTGCCGAATCATCAGTTCGCGCACATTGGTGGTTCTTTGGTGCTAAGCCTCAGGGTGAAGCACAATTCCTCTTTCAGAATATCATTCGAGTTTTGGGGCTATCTTCTCAAGAGTGGTCTTGGAAACTCCTTAGTGACGACTTATCCAAGTTCACAATGCCAGAGGATGGGGCGCCAGTGGTTGCGCTTGCATTCGGTAGCCCAGCGGTACAGAAAGCAACAGGTGAACGCGACCCCTTACCCCAGTTGCGTGAAACTATATTAGCCTTAAATACTGGAAATGATGATGAGATTCCAGTGCTAGCCTCCCAAGACCTTGCGCAAGTGGTTGGAAATCCAAAGGAGAAGGCTTTGCTATGGCAAGATTTGTTATTGGCTAAATCAGTTCTGCAAAATACTTAG
- the pgeF gene encoding peptidoglycan editing factor PgeF → MNNSATALKLVIPEWPAPPQVKSAVTTREGGISLGPYQSFNLGDHVGDDPKCVLANRALLGKFLPNEPIWLKQVHGLKVSTPNARLDEADAIVTNKPNEVIAIMTADCLPVLFTSESGDVIGAAHAGWRGLCNGVLENTVKEMQVLSGASSARKILAWLGPAIGPTAFEVGTDVLEAYQDAKIPFPDQSFVAIPSKPGKYFANLYLLARSRLESVGLNQIYGGDYCTVNQEEQFFSYRRDGVTGRFASLIWISQSK, encoded by the coding sequence ATGAATAACTCGGCAACTGCACTCAAGCTCGTAATTCCCGAATGGCCAGCACCGCCACAGGTAAAGTCAGCGGTTACCACTCGAGAGGGCGGCATTAGTCTGGGGCCATATCAATCTTTTAATTTAGGCGATCATGTAGGCGATGATCCAAAGTGTGTTCTTGCAAATAGAGCCTTGTTAGGTAAGTTCTTGCCAAATGAACCCATTTGGTTGAAGCAAGTTCATGGCCTGAAAGTAAGCACTCCTAATGCTCGACTTGATGAAGCAGATGCGATTGTGACCAATAAGCCTAATGAAGTTATAGCAATCATGACTGCAGACTGCTTACCGGTTTTATTTACCAGTGAATCCGGTGATGTTATTGGGGCTGCGCATGCAGGGTGGCGTGGCTTGTGCAATGGCGTATTAGAAAACACCGTGAAAGAGATGCAAGTGTTATCAGGAGCTAGCTCTGCAAGGAAGATACTAGCCTGGCTAGGGCCTGCCATAGGCCCCACGGCTTTTGAAGTTGGCACTGATGTGCTTGAGGCATATCAAGATGCCAAAATTCCGTTTCCTGATCAATCGTTTGTAGCTATACCGAGCAAACCTGGCAAATACTTTGCTAACTTATATTTATTAGCTCGCAGTCGCCTCGAGTCAGTTGGCCTTAATCAAATTTATGGGGGCGACTATTGCACCGTAAATCAAGAAGAGCAATTTTTTTCTTATCGTCGCGATGGGGTAACTGGAAGATTTGCAAGTCTTATTTGGATTTCGCAATCTAAGTAG
- the phaC gene encoding class I poly(R)-hydroxyalkanoic acid synthase yields MFAGMNTGATPSLAPHHMALIPQDRLAEIQKEYFAELAHIATNPEAIEVKDRRFAGKAWHSSWSKVIAATYLLNSKHLMSLAKAVETDEKTRQKILFTTEQMIDALSPSNFIATNPEVLENIISTQGQSIQKGIVNLLGDMKKGKVSITDESAFEVGKNIATTEGYVVFRNELFELIQYSPLTEAVFERPYLMVPPCINKYYILDLQPDNSVVRHMVAQGHTVFLVSWKNPDASMAEVSWDDYVGKGVIKAIDVVQDISESKQINILGFCVGGTLTTSALAVLAAKDQHPAASLTLFTTLLDFTNTGILDVFIDEAMVELRENTIGGKTGNYGMMSGLDLGNTFSFLRPNDLVWNYVVENYLKGNSPPPFDLLYWNGDSTNLPGNMYCWYLRHTYLQNDLIKPGKVTICGEKIDLGKIKCPAYLYASQEDHIVPWQSAYESTHILKGKNRFVLGASGHIAGVINPPAKNKRYWFENKSIAPTAHEWLEGAKQIPGSWWPDYTEWLEKHAGERKPASNTYGNEKHKKKEAAPGVYVKEKISK; encoded by the coding sequence ATGTTTGCAGGTATGAATACAGGTGCGACGCCATCTTTGGCACCGCACCATATGGCATTAATCCCCCAAGATCGTTTAGCAGAAATTCAAAAAGAATATTTTGCTGAATTAGCGCACATTGCCACCAATCCTGAGGCGATTGAAGTAAAGGATCGCCGCTTTGCTGGCAAAGCTTGGCATTCCTCTTGGAGCAAAGTGATTGCTGCTACTTATCTTCTGAATTCAAAACATTTAATGTCTTTGGCTAAAGCAGTCGAGACTGATGAGAAAACACGCCAAAAGATTTTGTTCACTACAGAGCAAATGATTGATGCACTATCACCATCTAATTTCATTGCCACTAATCCAGAGGTGCTCGAAAACATCATTAGCACTCAAGGACAATCCATTCAAAAGGGTATCGTTAATTTGCTTGGTGATATGAAAAAGGGCAAGGTCTCTATTACGGATGAAAGTGCTTTTGAGGTTGGCAAGAATATCGCCACCACTGAGGGTTATGTTGTCTTTCGAAATGAATTATTTGAGTTGATTCAATACAGCCCACTAACTGAGGCGGTATTTGAGCGTCCCTATTTAATGGTGCCGCCTTGTATCAATAAGTACTACATTCTCGACCTTCAGCCTGATAACTCAGTAGTTCGTCATATGGTTGCTCAGGGCCACACGGTTTTCTTGGTATCCTGGAAGAACCCAGATGCTTCGATGGCAGAGGTGAGTTGGGATGATTACGTAGGCAAGGGCGTGATCAAAGCAATCGATGTTGTTCAGGACATCAGCGAATCAAAGCAAATTAATATCTTGGGCTTTTGCGTTGGTGGCACCTTAACAACTTCCGCTCTGGCTGTTTTGGCGGCTAAAGATCAGCATCCCGCAGCAAGCTTAACTTTGTTTACTACATTGTTAGACTTCACCAATACCGGCATCTTGGACGTATTCATAGATGAGGCCATGGTTGAGTTACGTGAAAACACCATCGGTGGCAAAACAGGCAATTATGGCATGATGTCAGGCCTGGATTTAGGCAACACATTTTCCTTCCTGCGTCCTAATGATTTGGTTTGGAACTATGTTGTTGAGAATTATTTGAAGGGAAATTCTCCGCCTCCATTTGATTTGCTCTATTGGAATGGCGACTCAACAAACCTACCGGGCAATATGTATTGCTGGTATTTGCGCCATACCTATCTACAAAATGATTTGATCAAGCCAGGCAAAGTCACTATTTGCGGTGAAAAAATTGACTTAGGCAAGATCAAATGCCCAGCATATTTATATGCATCACAGGAAGACCACATCGTGCCTTGGCAGTCTGCCTATGAGTCCACTCATATCCTTAAAGGTAAGAATCGCTTTGTTTTAGGGGCTTCAGGACATATTGCAGGGGTAATTAATCCTCCAGCGAAAAATAAGCGCTATTGGTTTGAAAACAAATCAATTGCTCCAACAGCGCATGAATGGTTAGAAGGGGCAAAACAAATTCCTGGTAGTTGGTGGCCCGATTACACGGAATGGCTTGAAAAGCATGCTGGTGAGCGTAAGCCTGCTAGCAATACCTATGGCAATGAAAAGCACAAAAAGAAGGAAGCTGCACCAGGCGTTTACGTCAAAGAAAAAATTTCTAAATAG
- a CDS encoding RluA family pseudouridine synthase yields MALPQTPDSNPVDYIDDEDFISLEMPMEMAGERLDKALAVSLPDYSRNRLKTWVEAGAVMVDGKVTKARYLLRGGESIKVFPQEMPEQHAFSPQDIPLDVVYEDDSIIVINKPPGLVVHPAAGNWSGTLLNGLLFKYPELKSLPRAGIVHRLDKDTSGLMVVARTSQAQTALVRQLQDRTVGRRYLAWVWGDAPAQGKVLASVGRDQRDRLKMSAGSPQGKPAATAYRRLVKGKFKDHSVSLVECRLETGRTHQIRVHLESLGFPLLGDPVYRKKTPGVAQSLPIARQALHAFALSLQHPQTHELVSWFKAPPADLLDLLPKLGMSNEDLPQVPNE; encoded by the coding sequence GTGGCATTGCCGCAAACTCCTGATTCGAATCCTGTTGATTATATCGATGATGAGGATTTCATCTCCCTGGAAATGCCTATGGAGATGGCTGGTGAGCGTCTAGATAAGGCGTTGGCGGTATCTTTGCCAGATTATTCCCGTAATCGCCTAAAAACATGGGTTGAGGCGGGCGCCGTTATGGTAGACGGAAAGGTAACTAAGGCTCGCTATTTATTGCGGGGCGGAGAAAGTATTAAGGTATTTCCGCAGGAGATGCCAGAGCAACATGCCTTTAGCCCGCAAGACATTCCTCTTGATGTGGTTTATGAGGACGACTCTATCATTGTGATTAATAAGCCGCCTGGTTTGGTGGTGCACCCTGCAGCTGGTAATTGGTCGGGGACATTGTTAAATGGTCTACTTTTTAAATACCCAGAATTAAAGTCTTTGCCGCGCGCAGGGATTGTCCATCGCCTTGATAAAGATACTTCTGGATTGATGGTGGTAGCTCGCACATCTCAGGCTCAGACCGCTCTAGTTCGTCAATTACAAGATCGAACAGTGGGGCGTCGATATTTAGCGTGGGTTTGGGGTGACGCCCCAGCTCAAGGTAAGGTGCTCGCATCGGTTGGGCGTGATCAGCGTGATCGCCTCAAGATGTCTGCGGGTAGCCCGCAAGGCAAGCCTGCAGCAACCGCATATCGTAGGCTTGTGAAGGGAAAGTTTAAGGACCATTCAGTTTCCTTGGTGGAGTGTCGTCTTGAAACTGGGCGCACACATCAAATTCGTGTGCACTTAGAGTCATTGGGATTTCCTTTATTGGGAGATCCTGTTTATCGTAAGAAAACACCTGGGGTAGCCCAGTCTTTGCCAATTGCCCGTCAAGCGCTGCATGCTTTTGCACTTAGTTTGCAACACCCCCAGACTCATGAGCTTGTGAGTTGGTTTAAAGCGCCCCCAGCTGATTTATTGGATTTATTGCCGAAACTTGGTATGTCCAATGAAGATCTGCCGCAAGTGCCAAATGAATAA